A region from the Biomphalaria glabrata chromosome 14, xgBioGlab47.1, whole genome shotgun sequence genome encodes:
- the LOC106060210 gene encoding toll-like receptor 2 — protein MQIMSNIMVIALSVILSLTVFCTYASLEIDSVKVGSSETDDSESNKYVSFQRKGKFQHKGLHQKTKLLKDVPKKVSNESVFVIVDSVCFQYDLTINCSNLQLKEINSSWFPNSTEIILLNDNLLTTLSNSTFSVLIHLTYLDISNNRISNIGILAFEGLSSLKYLNLSYNEISFVGVSENILKPLKNLKYLDLIQDVNTQTSDAPGSVLQTLTKLTNLSISSVSYILCFGPEFLNLTNLEVLTITGSTRNITEASFENVNKLKELVLRDMMSINFMHHKVFVHFKYLTRLEMTNIFIDVQQVLALLWPFMGRRMSEIYFDTLTSTPLLPDPIKNGFITRKDCMYLTEICVTKFSLIYCRIY, from the exons aTGCAGATAATGTCCAATATAATGGTAATTGCGCTTTCTGTAATATTGTCTTTGACAGTTTTTTGTACGTATGCATCTTTGGAAATTGATTCAGTAAAGGTGGGTTCAAGTGAGACTGACGACTCTGAAAGCAACAAATATGTTTCGTTTCAAAGAAAAG gtaAATTTCAGCATAAAGGACTTCACCAGAAAACAAAGTTACTCAAAGACGTCCCCAAAAAGGTCTCAAACGAAAGTGTTTTCGTTATTGTTGATTCTGTATGTTTTCAATATGATCTTACTATCAACTGCTCAAATTTGCAGTTGAAGGAAATCAATTCATCATGGTTTCCTAATAGCACGGAGATCATTTTACTGAACGACAATCTTCTCACTACTTTATCTAATTCAACATTTTCAGTCTTGATTCATTTGACGTATCTGGATATCTCGAACAATAGGATTTCAAATATTGGAATCCTTGCCTTTGAAGGTTTATCaagtttgaaatatttaaacttaAGCTACAATGAAATCTCCTTTGTTGGAGTCagtgaaaatattttgaaaccaTTGAAAAATTTGAAGTATTTGGATCTAATACAAGATGTTAACACACAAACAAGTGATGCTCCAGGTTCAGTATTGCAAACATTGACAAAGTTAACAAATCTATCCATCAGTTCTGTCAGTTATATTCTCTGTTTTGGACCTGAGTTTCTGAATTTGACGAATCTGGAAGTGTTGACGATTACTGGGTCAACACGAAATATTACTGAGGCATCATTTGAGAATGTTAACAAATTGAAAGAATTGGTTTTAAGAGACATGATGTCTATTAACTTTATGCATCACAAAGTATTTGTTCACTTTAAATATTTGACACGACTCGAAATGACCAACATATTCATTGACGTTCAGCAAGTCTTAGCTTTATTATGGCCATTTATGGGAAGACGAATGTCCGAGATTTACTTTGATACACTTACTTCAACTCCCCTGTTGCCTGATCCAATCAAAAATGGTTTTATAACGAGAAAAGATTGCATGTACCTTACTGAAATATGTGTAACTAAATTTTCATTGATATATTGTCGTATTTATTAG